The genomic stretch AGAAATATTGAACTGGACCGGCAATAGACTGTATTGTACCATGCTGGTACAATAAATCTTATACAAAGGTCCATAGCGCAGCAGGACATTCCGGAAGGTTACAATGATCCCACTATTTCCAGAAACAGCCAGACCTCTCGTATTCGCCCATCGCGGCTGCTCCTACCGGGCCCCGGAAAACACCATGGCGGCCTTTGAACTGGCGGTAAAACAGCAGATTCCCGGAATAGAACTGGATATTCAGCTCAGCGCCGATGGAGAACTTGTTGTATTTCATGACAGTAACCTTGAACGAATATGCGGTATTTCCGGAAGCGTCACGGATTTTACCATGAAGGAACTGCAGCAAATGGATGCGGGCACATGGAAAGCCCCGCAATACACGGGAAGCGGCATTCCCTCATTGCGGGAGGTCCTTTCTGCCTTCGGAGGATCGGTTCTCTTTGATGTAGAGATCAAGTATTACCGCTTTCGGGAGGCCCTGAATATTCCGGCGGCAATGGCTGAACTTCTGGACGAACTGGACCTTCATGAAGGTATCGCTGTTTCGAGCTTTGATCCCCGGATAGTGCGCAGAGCAAAACAGGTGCTGCCGTCGATCCCGGCCGGACTCATCCATGACGCCGGTTCGCTGCCTTCATGGCTGCCTCTCGCTGCGGCCTGCAGTTACAGCAGAGCAGACTTCCGAAAACCCTCCTCCGCCATTATCAAAGGACCGGTATCCGGAAGACATCCCCGGCTCTGCTGGACCGTGGATTCCTCCGATGAAGCCCGGCGTTGTCTTTCTGCCGGTGCAGCGGGAATAATCTCAAACCGCCCCGAAGATCTGCTCATTTTAAACGTTCACTGAATTCTGCACCCAGGATCTTACCCAGCTGCCGGTATGCTGATACAACCGTACTCCTGGAGTTCCCGCCGATAACCGACTTTTTCATCTCCCCGGTTGAATAGGAAATACCCTCCGAGGCAAAATGCATCGCCTGGGCCGAACCGAGAACGGTAATATGAATTCTCCCTTCTTTTTCCGCGTACTCCGATATCCTGGTATTTCCGTAGATAAGCCAGCCGGCGCGCCCGTGGATCTCCCCCAGGCGGCGGGCAATCTCCCGCGGATTTTCGCCGTAGCCTTCCATCCCGGGCTCAAGAATCTTCACATCAAACAGGTCAGAATCAAAAACCCCGGCAATACCAGAAGCAGTATAACTGCCTCCGGTCAGATTACCCGCATTATCACGATCTGAAATCAGGACTCCCAGCACGATTTTGCTTTCCGCCTCCTTTACCCGGTACGGGAAAACCGCTTGAACAGTATTGACGGAGCGTTTGAGGGCATGAAAGGCATCCGCGGCACGAGTCCCGGGAAAGACAGGTTCACTGATACCTGCAAGTTCCCGCTCGAGATCCAGAGATATATGGACAGCGCCGTTGCCCCGAAAAAAAGGTACCGGGGGTTTATATGATACAGCCCCATCTTCGGCAGAGAAAAAGAGGAGCAGGGATTCGCTGCCTGGAATGGCAACGCCGGGAATCGTATGCCGTACCAGAAGTCTCACATCGGAGAGTCCATCAGCCTGTTCGCCGTAGATGACCCGGGCCTCGAAGGAAGAGGGAAACGGCCGTCCCAGCCCAACTGTCATTCCGGCAGTCAGGGGCTCTATTCTGATCTTTTCTACTATCCTGCGACTTTTCTCCAGAACTCTCACAATCTGCTCTTCTGTGTCCCCTGACAAAAACCTCTCGGAGCTGAGGGCTGCCAGATATGCCTTGAGCGCCAGATAAGGCCTGTCCGCTGCAAGAAGGCGGTCTCCTTTCTGCTCGCTGGGTACAGGAGAATCATCTCCTTCGACTGCCGGCACAACCCCTGAAACATCCGGTGCCGCGTAATCACCCTCCTGGTAAGCCGCATCCGCTTTGGAACCTGATGCGGACGCACATCCGGTCAAAGCGATGAGACAAACAATGAGTAGAACGAGTATCAGGTATAAGTACGGTTTCCAACGGGCCATTACGCGATTACCTGCAGTGATAATTAAAAAAGACCGGCATAAAAAGCAAGCTCATTTCCCCGCTGATACGCCGGCGAAAAGTTCTCCATACCTTCAATTCCCGGTGTAAGTGTATACACCAGGGATTCCAGATCCTCTATGGAACCAAGGAACCATACCTTGAACCTGGCCTCTCCGGAAGAGGCGGACAGCCGGGATATTTTTCGGACCCCGCCTTCCAGATCCTGAAGAAAACGCTTTACTGCCTGCTGCCCCGGGGAATTCAGAAGGATCAGTTCATAGGGGATTCCCTGAATCATGGCCCGTCCATAGGACTCCCGGGCCTCAGCTACCAGCTCCGGTAATAGTTCAAGAAAAACGCTTCCCAGGGCTAAACCGACAGCCTCCTGTTCTGATTCGGCACTGAAAGCGGGAGGCGATTCCCTGGAAGAGAGGGATGCAGCCTTGTCCCAGCTCAGGGTATCTATCAGGTTAATCTCTACCGAAGCGGTGGCATAAAATCCGCCGGAGTCACGGCGGGTCTTTATTTCTGAATCAACTTCAAGGTACATATCCGCTGTCAACTTTGCCGCAGTCCACTGGAGCAGCGGGACCTCTCCATTGGTCTCTTCAAGGTAGGTTTGCTGTTGTCCGTCACGTATAACTTCGACCTGGTCAGGATAACGGCAGGCATACCCGTGCTGTGTTAACAATCCGGCCAGCACCCTGGCTGCCTCGATATCATAGGGGCCCCGATTTTCCGCTGACCGGCCTGTATGTATCATAAAAACAATACTGTTCAGATATTCCGTCAGCCGTTCTTTTTCCTCGTCATTCAGTTTGATCCGGCTGAATCCGGTTATATCCACGGAATCAGGCTCCTGTGTTTCCTGGGCCGACGTTCCGGGTTCGGACTTTGGTACCACCGGCTGGCTGACAAGATACGGTGCAGCATAGGCAGGCATGGTCTCATCGCTGAGTCGTGCCTCTTTGCCACTCCCGGGAAGCAGCTCTTCCGGGAATCCTGCCTTTTGCAGATGGTTTATCAGCACAGGAAGATCCAGGCGTCCCCGGATAACCACGGTGCGGCCCTCAGAGCCGGGTGAATCCTCGACACCGAGAACCTCTATGCTGTTCTCGTGGTACATACTGTTTCTAATGGACACCGGTCCGGAAAAAAGCTTATCCAGGGCTTCCTGGTTCTTTAGTGCCGCCCCCGGCCCCAGCAGGGCTTCCGCAGCTTTTCGTGCTCCGTCCCGCAGGGCCGTCTCCATGGCCCGGTCCTCAGTCGTACCCTCTCCCTGACCGTACACCAGGGGCGCGGAATACTCTGCAGAGAGAGCCTTCTCCTCTCCATCAGGAATTCCGGAAGACGGCTGTTCCACCGTCGCGCAGGAAAAAATAAAAGCCGATACCGCAGCCAGCACTACCTGCCGGGTTATATGTCTTGTACGCGCCATTGTATATTCAGCACTCCTTGATACGAGCAGCGCTCAGATTGCTACATCTTCCAAATCAAACCCCCTTTCAGGGTTATTCCGTTATAACCATAACGATCATCCTCTTCAAGACCGGCCCTTCCGACCCAGGTGCAGTAACCTATCCCCAGGAGAACACGCCAGGAATCGAGAACAAGCCAGGTAATTCCGATCTCGCCCATACCTCCGACATAGTCCACGCTAATCGGGTCTTCCCCTTCGCGGGGAAAATAGAGCCCCACCCCTGCCATACCCGATGGTATGATCTGAAGTCGTCCTATGTTCCAGACTAGCTGCATTCCCACATAGGGAAAAAACGGAAATCCCGGAACAGCTCCTTCCGCTACCGGAAACTCAAGCCCCGCTACCGGATACAATCCCGAGAACCCCCGTGTCCCTGCAACCCGGATACCCGGAACCGCTGTCAAGGCTCCGGAGAAGTGTATGACCCCTCCGACATAGCTTTGCACATCAAGGCCGCATGCGGACCGGGGAATCAGGATATCATCAATCCCGGGTTTTCCATAGACAACCCGGGCGATCCCTGCCTCCGGATACAGCTCCGTAATACTTACGAGAGCTGCGGGCTGCCCCCCTCCCGGTTTCCGGTTTTCTCTTACCAGCGAATGGACAAACATTTCATCACCGACCCTGAGCTCCATTGCCGGATCTACAGAAAAGACAATCTCCCGTTCTCTGACATGAAGCACCACAGGCCCCGGAACCGTCTGCTCAGGTAACACGGAAAAGGGAATCAGCAGCAATAAACTGAACACTGCAGCTGTTTTCAGGAGTATGCTCATCCCCGGAATTTCAGACCTCAGGAGGGACCCCCCGTCTCCGCAGGCTGGAATGCTAAGCGGTCCTCACCCTTTAGTACCAGAATGGAATCGAGCCGCAGGGTCCTGTCCACAGCCTCCAGCCAAAGCTGCAGTTCCTCCTGACCGCCTTCCGCCGTAAGAGATGCAAGAACTGAATCGTCATGGCTGATAATAATGTTATGTTCCCGGCGCGAGATCATGAGTAACACCTTGCCGTCTGCCCCGGCGGCAAGGGAAACA from Marispirochaeta sp. encodes the following:
- a CDS encoding glycerophosphodiester phosphodiesterase family protein — translated: MIPLFPETARPLVFAHRGCSYRAPENTMAAFELAVKQQIPGIELDIQLSADGELVVFHDSNLERICGISGSVTDFTMKELQQMDAGTWKAPQYTGSGIPSLREVLSAFGGSVLFDVEIKYYRFREALNIPAAMAELLDELDLHEGIAVSSFDPRIVRRAKQVLPSIPAGLIHDAGSLPSWLPLAAACSYSRADFRKPSSAIIKGPVSGRHPRLCWTVDSSDEARRCLSAGAAGIISNRPEDLLILNVH